A genomic stretch from Candidatus Eremiobacterota bacterium includes:
- a CDS encoding radical SAM protein: MKRFLLIEAQKLWELDLPVHKTIIPLDLVQPLGLAQIASIIRQRYADARIRILDLRLLKNDFSTLPGLIRDFEPEFIGFRTVSRDSIFMNDMVRMVRALMPSALLVGGGPHVTAMRGRVMEEAPFDFAVFGEGEITLLDLLYHLDEGGDMGEVKGLIYRDSEGRIRENAPQDTIDDLDSLPMPAWDLVDHEQYFKAMYYPLIPAYLNARREVVSIFTSRGCPYKCTFCHNIFGKRFRARSPEKVVEEIEYLYTAFGCRQFDFRDDIFNLDKKRVHRICDLIIKRGLDIRMAFPNGIRGDIMDEELILKLKAAGMFRCTYALETASPRLQKMTRKNIDLDKLRHIIRFTSAQGIIIRIFVMLGFPTETREEMRETLEYAFDPAIDFLILNTVNPFEGTEMAESLRASGVNLDEFRDKYDYLEARMSVSEVSAQELQAIKDDAVNRFFSEERFAMMAEKLTRHIPARKVMAPSAQK; encoded by the coding sequence GTGAAAAGATTTCTCCTCATTGAAGCACAGAAGCTCTGGGAGCTCGACCTGCCCGTCCACAAGACCATCATCCCCCTCGACCTCGTGCAGCCCCTGGGGCTTGCACAGATTGCGTCCATCATAAGGCAGCGCTATGCCGACGCCCGGATCCGGATCCTGGACCTGAGGCTCCTGAAGAACGACTTCTCCACCCTTCCGGGGCTCATCAGGGACTTTGAGCCCGAGTTCATAGGCTTCAGGACGGTGAGCCGCGACAGCATTTTCATGAATGACATGGTCAGGATGGTCAGGGCGCTGATGCCCTCGGCCCTCCTGGTGGGCGGGGGGCCCCATGTGACGGCCATGAGGGGAAGAGTGATGGAAGAGGCCCCCTTCGATTTCGCCGTCTTCGGCGAAGGGGAGATCACCTTGCTTGACCTTCTCTACCACCTAGACGAAGGGGGTGACATGGGCGAGGTAAAAGGCCTCATATACCGCGATTCAGAAGGAAGAATCCGAGAGAACGCACCCCAGGACACAATCGACGACCTGGACAGCCTCCCTATGCCGGCCTGGGACCTGGTGGACCACGAACAATATTTTAAAGCCATGTATTACCCACTGATACCGGCGTACCTGAACGCCCGGCGCGAGGTGGTCTCCATCTTCACCTCCAGGGGATGCCCTTACAAGTGCACCTTCTGCCACAACATCTTCGGGAAGCGCTTCCGCGCCCGGAGCCCTGAGAAGGTCGTCGAGGAGATTGAATACCTTTACACAGCCTTCGGCTGCAGGCAGTTCGACTTCAGGGACGACATTTTCAACCTGGACAAGAAGCGCGTTCACCGGATATGCGATCTCATCATCAAGAGAGGCCTCGATATCAGGATGGCCTTCCCGAACGGCATCAGGGGAGACATCATGGACGAGGAGCTGATCCTGAAGCTCAAGGCGGCGGGAATGTTCAGGTGCACCTACGCGCTTGAGACGGCCTCACCACGGCTCCAGAAGATGACCAGAAAGAACATTGACCTGGATAAGCTCAGGCATATCATACGCTTCACGTCGGCCCAGGGCATCATTATAAGGATTTTTGTCATGCTGGGGTTCCCCACGGAGACCCGCGAGGAGATGAGAGAAACCCTCGAGTACGCCTTTGACCCGGCCATCGACTTCCTGATACTGAACACCGTGAATCCCTTTGAAGGCACCGAGATGGCCGAGAGCCTCAGGGCGAGCGGCGTCAACCTCGACGAGTTCCGCGACAAGTACGATTACCTGGAGGCCCGGATGAGCGTGAGCGAGGTGAGCGCCCAGGAGCTCCAGGCCATTAAAGACGACGCCGTCAACAGGTTTTTTTCCGAGGAGCGCTTTGCCATGATGGCTGAGAAACTTACGCGCCATATTCCAGCAAGGAAGGTAATGGCACCCTCGGCTCAGAAGTAG